A genomic segment from Archangium lipolyticum encodes:
- a CDS encoding cytochrome P450 — translation MNFLSDETRRNPYPEYDQLRSRSPLLHEPRSDSWMLFDYEGVKRVLNDHEAFSSILAPPTTQTSQWLIFSDPPRHTKLRALIMRAFTSRAVASLEPRIRELSHALLAPVLERGEMDLVADFSVPLPLMVIAEMLGAPIDDQPRFRRWSDVILALSHTTSGGEEAARVQGAFRAVTDEMKVYLRGLLEQRRAEPGDDLLTRLVEAEVDGERLTEEELLGFFQLLLVAGHETTTNLISNAILCLIENPDQRARLGAAPDLLPSAIEEVLRYRSPVQAMWRVTRHDVQLHGQVIPAGKMVMPMIGSANRDPRKFHDAHRFDITRDPNPHIAFGHGIHFCIGAPLSRLEARIALPAFLERVKDFELASDAPWEPREAIHVHGPARLPIRFEPVRRDYVPVRSQLS, via the coding sequence ATGAACTTTCTTTCCGACGAGACGCGCCGCAATCCCTATCCCGAGTACGACCAGCTCCGAAGCCGCTCTCCCCTGCTCCACGAGCCACGCTCCGATTCATGGATGCTCTTCGATTACGAGGGCGTGAAACGCGTGCTCAATGACCACGAGGCGTTCAGCTCCATCCTGGCACCGCCGACCACCCAGACCTCTCAATGGCTCATCTTCTCCGACCCGCCGCGCCACACGAAGCTGCGCGCCCTCATCATGCGGGCCTTTACCTCACGGGCCGTGGCGAGCCTCGAGCCCCGCATCCGGGAGTTGTCGCACGCACTCCTGGCCCCGGTGCTCGAGCGCGGTGAAATGGACCTGGTCGCGGACTTCTCCGTTCCCCTTCCGCTGATGGTGATCGCGGAGATGCTCGGAGCCCCGATAGACGACCAGCCTCGGTTCAGGCGCTGGAGCGATGTCATCCTGGCCCTCAGCCACACCACCTCGGGTGGCGAGGAGGCAGCCCGGGTCCAGGGTGCGTTCAGGGCCGTGACGGATGAGATGAAGGTCTATCTTCGGGGTTTGCTCGAGCAACGGAGGGCGGAGCCAGGAGACGACCTCCTGACCCGGCTCGTCGAGGCCGAGGTGGATGGCGAGCGGCTGACGGAGGAGGAATTGCTGGGATTCTTCCAGCTCCTCCTCGTGGCGGGCCACGAGACGACCACGAACCTCATCAGCAACGCGATCCTCTGCCTCATCGAGAACCCGGACCAACGCGCCCGCCTGGGAGCGGCGCCAGACCTCCTGCCCTCGGCCATCGAGGAGGTCCTGCGCTACCGCTCGCCCGTCCAGGCGATGTGGCGCGTGACGAGGCACGACGTCCAGTTGCATGGCCAGGTGATTCCCGCCGGGAAGATGGTGATGCCCATGATTGGCTCGGCGAACCGGGACCCTCGGAAGTTCCACGACGCGCACCGGTTCGACATCACGCGAGATCCCAACCCGCACATCGCCTTCGGGCACGGCATCCACTTCTGCATCGGAGCACCACTCTCCCGCCTGGAGGCCCGGATCGCCCTCCCCGCCTTCCTGGAGCGGGTGAAGGATTTCGAGCTCGCGAGTGACGCACCGTGGGAGCCGCGCGAGGCCATCCACGTACACGGCCCGGCCCGCCTGCCCATCCGCTTCGAGCCCGTCAGGCGGGACTACGTCCCCGTACGGTCCCAGCTGTCATGA
- a CDS encoding glycosyltransferase family 4 protein codes for MTYRSTSGGVRPVRLLFLSPVGVVGGAERTLLDLLDCLRRASDGPWLGLIAGAEGPLTEQARALGVETLALPLPSELATLGDSQLRGAGADRVLRFGASLARATPAAAGHLLSLQRALRNFRPTLIHSNGLKTHLLAALCAPGAPVVWHIHDFLGERPLLRRVLRVAGVRAAAAIANSAAVAEDARHVLGRVPVYPVHNGVDTERFAPGPAEGARLDTLAGLPPAPEGTVRLGLVATYARWKGQEVFLQAAARLRARLPTHAVRFYVVGSPVYRTPGSQYSEAELRATAHALGLEGHVGLIPFQAEPSTIYRALDGVVHASTRPEPFGMTIVEAMSCARAVVVSAAGGAAELVRPGNDALAFSPGDVEGLTEAMARLVREPELRARLAEEARRSVLARFTRERYASQVRDVYTRVLGGRG; via the coding sequence TTGACCTACCGCTCCACCTCTGGTGGCGTCCGCCCGGTGCGGTTGCTCTTCCTGAGTCCCGTGGGGGTGGTGGGCGGTGCGGAGCGGACGCTCCTGGACCTGCTGGATTGTCTGCGCCGTGCGTCCGACGGCCCCTGGCTCGGGCTCATCGCCGGAGCGGAGGGGCCGTTGACGGAGCAGGCACGGGCGCTCGGCGTGGAGACGCTCGCCCTGCCCCTGCCTTCCGAGCTCGCCACGCTCGGTGATTCGCAGCTCCGGGGGGCGGGAGCGGACCGCGTCCTGCGCTTCGGCGCCTCCCTGGCCCGGGCCACCCCGGCCGCCGCGGGCCACCTGTTGTCCCTTCAGCGCGCGCTGCGGAACTTCCGCCCCACCCTCATCCACTCCAACGGCCTGAAGACGCACCTGCTCGCCGCGCTCTGCGCCCCCGGAGCCCCGGTGGTGTGGCACATCCATGACTTCCTCGGTGAGCGGCCCCTGCTGCGGCGGGTGCTGCGGGTGGCCGGGGTGCGCGCGGCGGCGGCCATCGCCAACTCGGCGGCGGTGGCGGAGGACGCCCGGCACGTGCTCGGCCGCGTCCCGGTGTACCCGGTGCACAACGGCGTGGACACGGAGCGCTTCGCGCCCGGCCCCGCCGAGGGCGCGAGACTCGACACGCTCGCGGGCCTGCCCCCGGCGCCCGAGGGCACGGTGCGGCTCGGGCTGGTGGCCACGTACGCGCGATGGAAGGGCCAGGAGGTGTTCCTCCAGGCCGCGGCGCGGCTGCGGGCCCGGCTCCCCACGCACGCGGTGCGCTTCTACGTGGTGGGCAGCCCCGTGTACCGCACGCCCGGCTCGCAGTACTCCGAGGCGGAGCTGCGCGCCACCGCGCACGCGCTGGGCCTGGAGGGCCACGTGGGCCTCATCCCCTTCCAGGCCGAGCCCTCCACCATCTACCGGGCGCTCGACGGCGTGGTGCACGCCAGCACCCGGCCGGAGCCGTTCGGGATGACCATCGTCGAGGCCATGTCCTGCGCCCGGGCGGTGGTGGTCTCCGCCGCGGGAGGGGCCGCGGAGCTCGTCCGGCCCGGGAATGACGCGCTGGCCTTCTCGCCCGGGGACGTGGAGGGACTCACGGAGGCGATGGCACGGCTCGTCCGGGAGCCGGAGCTGCGCGCGCGACTGGCCGAGGAGGCCCGCCGCTCGGTGCTCGCGCGCTTCACCCGTGAGCGCTATGCCTCGCAGGTGCGGGACGTCTACACGCGGGTGCTGGGAGGGCGGGGATGA
- a CDS encoding glycosyltransferase family 4 protein — translation MSHGPRILLVTRHRAVVGGVETHLRTLLPLLQSRGFSPALLFEHDAAPGQARIDEGLGIPVWGLDALGRKGVLDAVAAWRPARVYQHGVQDLELEEALLERYPALLFLHAYYGTCISGMKRHAFPRPVPCQRVLGPACLVHYLPRRCGGRSPLTAVREYHYQQRRLALARRYGTVLVGSRAMREEYLRHGLSESQVVLLTLFGDSLPDPEPPAPRPFSGQVLMVGRLTELKGGVELVRALPRARAALGRELELVVAGDGPELPRMRAEAESRRVPVRFTGWVDRAERERLMRQADLLAVPSVWPEPFGVVGAEAGGVGLPSVAFAVGGIPDWCEPGVSGELAPGDPPTPEGLADALVRALADADHHARLREGAWRMSRHFSTGTHLDALCALLGAPAR, via the coding sequence ATGAGCCACGGTCCGCGCATCCTCCTCGTCACGAGACACCGCGCCGTGGTGGGAGGCGTCGAGACGCACCTGCGCACGCTGCTGCCGCTCCTCCAATCCCGTGGCTTCTCCCCCGCGCTCCTCTTCGAGCACGACGCCGCCCCGGGCCAGGCGCGCATCGACGAGGGGCTTGGCATTCCCGTGTGGGGCCTCGACGCGCTCGGACGCAAGGGAGTGCTCGACGCCGTGGCGGCGTGGAGGCCCGCGCGCGTGTACCAGCACGGCGTGCAGGACCTGGAGCTGGAGGAGGCGCTGCTGGAGCGCTACCCGGCGCTGCTCTTCCTCCACGCCTACTACGGCACGTGCATCAGCGGGATGAAGCGCCATGCCTTTCCGCGGCCCGTGCCGTGCCAGCGCGTGCTCGGCCCCGCGTGTCTCGTGCACTACCTCCCGCGCCGCTGCGGCGGGCGCAGCCCCCTCACCGCGGTGCGGGAGTACCACTACCAGCAGCGCCGCCTCGCCCTGGCCCGGCGCTATGGCACCGTGCTGGTGGGCAGCCGGGCCATGCGTGAGGAGTACCTCCGGCACGGGCTCTCCGAATCCCAGGTGGTGCTCCTGACGCTCTTCGGCGACAGCCTGCCGGACCCGGAGCCTCCCGCGCCCCGGCCCTTCTCCGGACAGGTATTGATGGTGGGGCGGCTCACGGAGCTGAAGGGTGGGGTGGAGCTGGTGCGGGCCCTGCCCCGGGCCCGTGCGGCGCTGGGGCGCGAGCTGGAGCTGGTGGTGGCGGGAGACGGGCCGGAGCTTCCGCGCATGCGAGCGGAGGCGGAGTCCCGGCGCGTGCCGGTGCGCTTCACGGGTTGGGTGGACCGGGCCGAGCGGGAGCGGCTGATGCGTCAGGCGGACCTGCTCGCGGTGCCCAGCGTCTGGCCCGAGCCCTTCGGAGTCGTGGGAGCGGAGGCGGGCGGGGTGGGGCTGCCCTCGGTGGCCTTCGCGGTGGGCGGCATTCCGGACTGGTGCGAGCCGGGTGTGTCCGGTGAGCTCGCCCCGGGTGACCCTCCCACGCCCGAGGGACTCGCCGACGCCCTCGTCCGGGCGCTCGCCGATGCGGACCACCATGCCCGGCTGCGAGAGGGCGCATGGCGCATGTCCCGGCATTTCAGCACCGGCACCCACCTGGACGCGCTGTGTGCGCTTCTCGGTGCGCCCGCGCGGTGA
- a CDS encoding alpha-amylase family glycosyl hydrolase: MRPISSKFLALVWGVASLLGCKAHEEPPPPPPPADPLHVPSPDWRDQILYFVMTDRFANGDPGNDNQGAGEFDPANGAKYSGGDLKGVLDRLDYIQGLGATAIWITPPVANQWWDPLVNYGGYHGYWARNFTQVDPHLGTLEDYQRLSRGLHARGMYLVQDIVLNHMANCFRYTRYDPSDVTANVVLNTGARPACGPTQAPFDQWDPTNAAHRQANIFHWTPTIADYGNREQEANWQLSDLDDLNTDNPAVVAALKDSYNFWIREVGVDGFRVDTVFYVPSSTFKDFLYSQDKEHPGVLEHARSLGKEGFLAFGEGFAVDKPFDDAASRKVASYMKDPATGEDLLPGMLDFPLYGTVGDVFARGRPTSQLAYRMSRSRELFARPHLMPTFLDNHDVDRFLAGGSEAALRQSLLFMMTVPGIPVLYYGTEQGFTEQRGAMFQGGFGSGGKDRFDTSAPLYGLIRELTSLRKSQAVFRRGTPTVLRQNDARGGVFAYKMEGEGQVAFVVFNTSDEETLLDNLGTGLADGSELKLLASLGPAAGDAAVGRGGKLSLKLPARAARVFMPTGKVTPPPAETARITLAAASGDTVSGDFDLSGTATGVSTFKVVVDGALGSASTVTVGNDGTWRTTVSVAGMVDPGIQHSLVAWAEDAQVFSETRTFRVDRSFSPLLTHEDPAGDDTGPGGNYHYPTDSSWGENHQGDLRRVTLLGSGNVLKIALQTNRVTTIWNPQNGFDHVAFTVFVDVPGRTGITVMPQQNASVPAGMEWDYRVRVHGWSNALFDTRGASASSDGTPVSPAAAIEVDMAGNTVTLTLAGELFGGLTSVKGVKVYVTTWDYDGGYRPLVPTAEQWKFWGGDGATDPLVLDDTPVLVIP; this comes from the coding sequence ATGCGTCCCATCTCCTCGAAGTTCCTGGCACTGGTATGGGGTGTCGCCTCCCTCCTGGGCTGCAAAGCCCACGAGGAGCCGCCACCTCCACCGCCTCCCGCGGATCCGCTCCACGTCCCTTCTCCGGACTGGAGGGACCAGATCCTCTACTTCGTCATGACCGACCGGTTCGCCAATGGCGACCCGGGCAATGACAACCAGGGAGCGGGCGAGTTCGACCCGGCCAATGGAGCGAAGTACAGCGGCGGGGACCTGAAGGGAGTCCTCGACCGGCTCGACTACATCCAGGGACTGGGCGCCACGGCCATCTGGATCACCCCGCCCGTGGCCAACCAATGGTGGGATCCGCTCGTCAACTACGGCGGCTATCACGGCTACTGGGCACGGAACTTCACCCAGGTGGATCCCCACCTGGGCACGCTGGAGGACTACCAGCGCCTGTCCCGAGGCCTTCACGCGCGCGGCATGTACCTGGTGCAGGACATCGTCCTCAACCACATGGCCAACTGCTTCCGTTACACGCGCTACGACCCCTCGGACGTGACAGCCAACGTGGTGCTCAACACCGGAGCCAGGCCGGCCTGTGGCCCCACCCAGGCGCCGTTCGACCAGTGGGATCCCACCAACGCCGCGCACCGTCAGGCCAACATCTTCCACTGGACGCCCACCATCGCGGACTACGGCAACCGCGAGCAGGAGGCGAACTGGCAGCTCTCCGATCTGGACGACCTGAACACGGACAACCCGGCGGTCGTCGCGGCCCTCAAGGACAGCTACAACTTCTGGATCCGCGAGGTGGGCGTGGATGGCTTCCGCGTGGACACCGTCTTCTACGTGCCCTCGTCCACCTTCAAGGACTTCCTCTACTCCCAGGACAAGGAGCATCCGGGCGTCCTCGAGCACGCGCGGAGTCTGGGCAAGGAGGGCTTCCTCGCGTTCGGAGAGGGTTTCGCCGTCGACAAGCCCTTCGATGACGCCGCGTCCAGGAAGGTGGCCTCGTACATGAAGGACCCGGCCACCGGTGAGGACCTGCTGCCGGGCATGCTCGACTTCCCGCTGTACGGCACGGTGGGGGATGTCTTCGCCCGGGGACGCCCCACGTCGCAGCTGGCGTACCGGATGTCGCGCTCGCGCGAGCTGTTCGCGCGGCCGCACCTGATGCCCACGTTCCTGGACAATCACGACGTGGACCGCTTCCTGGCGGGAGGCTCGGAGGCCGCGCTGCGCCAGTCGCTGCTGTTCATGATGACGGTGCCCGGCATTCCGGTCCTCTACTACGGCACGGAGCAGGGCTTCACCGAGCAGCGCGGCGCCATGTTCCAGGGCGGCTTCGGGTCGGGCGGGAAGGACCGCTTCGATACCTCCGCGCCGCTGTACGGCCTCATCCGGGAGCTGACGTCCCTGCGCAAGTCCCAGGCCGTCTTCCGCCGGGGCACGCCCACCGTGCTGCGGCAGAACGACGCCCGTGGCGGAGTGTTCGCGTACAAGATGGAGGGTGAGGGGCAGGTGGCCTTCGTCGTCTTCAACACCTCGGACGAGGAGACGCTGCTGGACAACCTGGGGACGGGACTGGCCGATGGCAGCGAGCTGAAGCTGCTCGCGAGCCTGGGGCCCGCGGCCGGGGACGCCGCCGTGGGACGTGGTGGGAAGCTCTCCCTGAAGCTGCCCGCGCGCGCGGCCCGGGTCTTCATGCCCACCGGCAAGGTGACGCCGCCGCCCGCGGAGACCGCCCGCATCACCCTGGCCGCGGCCAGCGGCGACACGGTGAGCGGAGACTTCGACCTGTCCGGCACCGCCACGGGTGTGTCCACCTTCAAGGTGGTGGTGGATGGAGCGCTGGGCTCGGCGAGCACGGTCACGGTCGGGAATGACGGCACCTGGCGGACCACGGTCAGCGTCGCCGGCATGGTGGACCCCGGCATCCAGCACTCCCTGGTGGCCTGGGCCGAGGACGCCCAGGTCTTCTCCGAGACGCGCACCTTCCGCGTCGACCGTTCCTTCTCGCCCCTGCTCACCCACGAGGATCCGGCGGGTGACGACACCGGCCCGGGGGGCAACTACCACTACCCCACCGACTCCTCCTGGGGAGAGAACCACCAGGGAGATCTGCGCCGCGTCACCCTCCTGGGCTCCGGCAATGTCTTGAAGATCGCCCTCCAGACGAACCGTGTCACCACCATCTGGAATCCGCAGAACGGCTTCGACCACGTGGCCTTCACCGTCTTCGTCGACGTTCCCGGGCGCACGGGCATCACCGTGATGCCACAGCAGAACGCCTCCGTGCCCGCGGGGATGGAGTGGGATTACCGCGTCCGTGTCCACGGCTGGTCCAACGCCCTGTTCGACACGCGTGGCGCCTCGGCCTCTTCAGACGGCACCCCGGTCTCTCCCGCCGCCGCCATCGAGGTGGACATGGCCGGGAACACCGTCACCCTCACGCTGGCGGGAGAGCTGTTCGGTGGCCTGACGAGCGTCAAGGGGGTGAAGGTGTACGTCACCACCTGGGACTACGACGGAGGCTACCGGCCGCTGGTCCCCACCGCCGAACAGTGGAAGTTCTGGGGCGGCGATGGGGCCACGGACCCGCTGGTGCTGGACGACACGCCCGTGCTCGTCATTCCCTGA
- a CDS encoding lipopolysaccharide biosynthesis protein yields MSRTRRYLRGMGVGYAHQLLSMGVGLYLTRFLLERLGSEQYGLWIVGMQLLGWLLLLDVGVVALVPREIAISTGRADDPEATSRLVGFSVRLALMQTVLVGVAALVLWWLLPSDWDALRPALGPTLLAFVLQYPLRLLPALLEGLQDLAWQSGAQMVAFLLGNATTVGLVLSGQGLVALAWGWIVQQGVVAMLAGWRLWRNHRHLLPRGLPALAWPEVLHWLRRGAWISVDKLATLLVSGTDLLLVGKLLGPEATVAYACTGKAVSILIHQPRMLVNTALPGLSQMRTGESRERLLHVTTGLTQATLLVSGLLATGVVAANGAFVGWWVGADKHLGLAVTVLFALNMTLRHLANATALATFCFGDERRIALTTLVDGSLAFVLGAVGLKLFGYIGAPLGTLAGLVLVSIPGHLRALARHSGTSVGQLLLPLAPWGLRTGILMVLGAAAALAWSPGHFAGLFTLSAAAALLYLLVVGPVAFRGPLESYVRPRWNAVLARMPARWAARAGSKPSGTP; encoded by the coding sequence ATGAGTCGAACGCGCCGGTACCTTCGTGGAATGGGGGTGGGTTACGCCCACCAGTTGCTGTCCATGGGGGTGGGGCTCTACCTGACCCGGTTCCTGCTCGAGCGCCTGGGCTCGGAGCAGTACGGCCTCTGGATCGTCGGCATGCAGCTGCTGGGCTGGCTGCTGCTGCTGGACGTCGGGGTGGTGGCGCTGGTGCCCCGGGAGATCGCCATCTCCACCGGCCGCGCGGACGACCCGGAGGCCACCTCGCGGCTGGTGGGCTTCTCCGTGCGGTTGGCGCTGATGCAGACGGTGCTCGTCGGAGTGGCGGCGCTCGTCCTGTGGTGGCTGTTGCCCTCCGACTGGGACGCGCTGCGTCCGGCGTTGGGGCCCACGCTGCTCGCCTTCGTGCTCCAGTACCCGTTGCGCCTGCTGCCGGCGCTGTTGGAGGGCTTGCAGGACCTGGCCTGGCAGTCGGGCGCACAGATGGTGGCCTTTCTCCTGGGCAATGCCACCACCGTGGGACTGGTGCTGTCGGGCCAGGGGCTGGTGGCGCTCGCCTGGGGGTGGATCGTCCAGCAGGGAGTGGTGGCCATGCTGGCCGGCTGGCGCCTGTGGCGGAACCACCGGCACCTGCTGCCCCGGGGGCTGCCCGCGCTCGCCTGGCCCGAGGTGCTCCACTGGCTGCGCCGGGGCGCGTGGATCAGCGTCGACAAGCTGGCCACCCTGCTGGTGAGTGGCACGGACCTGCTGCTGGTGGGCAAGCTGCTGGGGCCCGAGGCCACCGTCGCCTACGCGTGCACGGGCAAGGCGGTGAGCATCCTCATCCACCAGCCGCGCATGCTCGTGAACACGGCGCTGCCTGGCCTGAGCCAGATGCGCACCGGGGAGTCTCGCGAGCGCCTGCTGCATGTCACCACCGGTCTCACCCAGGCCACACTGCTCGTCAGCGGGCTGCTCGCCACGGGGGTGGTGGCCGCCAACGGGGCCTTCGTGGGCTGGTGGGTGGGCGCGGACAAGCACCTGGGGCTCGCCGTCACGGTGCTGTTCGCCCTCAACATGACGCTGCGCCACCTGGCCAACGCCACCGCGCTGGCCACGTTCTGCTTCGGGGACGAGCGCCGCATCGCGCTCACCACGCTCGTGGATGGCTCGCTGGCCTTCGTGCTGGGCGCGGTGGGCCTGAAGCTCTTCGGCTACATCGGCGCGCCGCTCGGCACGCTCGCGGGCCTGGTGCTTGTGAGCATCCCCGGCCACCTGCGCGCGCTGGCGCGCCACTCCGGCACCTCGGTGGGGCAGCTCCTGTTGCCGCTCGCGCCCTGGGGCCTGCGTACCGGAATCCTGATGGTGCTCGGCGCCGCGGCGGCCCTCGCCTGGTCGCCCGGCCATTTCGCGGGCCTGTTCACGCTCTCCGCCGCCGCCGCGCTGCTGTACCTGCTCGTGGTGGGCCCCGTGGCCTTCCGCGGGCCGCTGGAGTCCTACGTGCGGCCCCGGTGGAACGCGGTGCTCGCGCGCATGCCGGCGCGTTGGGCGGCTCGCGCGGGCTCCAAGCCCTCGGGAACGCCATGA
- a CDS encoding AraC family transcriptional regulator has protein sequence MDRLNESRIGAVLTDTFAVRASMGTASSLHAQHGVGILVGLDSDVTVTGPDGARVSGRVVVVPPHLPHAASCPGPTLGFLYDPERASHVAGYSRLRGGAFPLEGRLAARFGAALAAHRASLSHPESLDGLAREYAAWLAKESPRREPDGRVARVLEVLRDPEADRRPVVERIGISQAHLQALFVRDVGLPIRTFQLWHRLLVAVAASARLDATNAAHFAGFADLAHFSRTCRRMLGYTPTALRSGLLAV, from the coding sequence ATGGACCGCTTGAACGAATCGCGGATCGGTGCCGTGCTCACGGACACGTTCGCGGTACGCGCCTCGATGGGGACGGCTTCATCTCTTCACGCTCAGCACGGCGTGGGGATCCTCGTCGGACTGGACAGCGACGTGACGGTGACCGGGCCAGACGGCGCGCGGGTGAGTGGACGCGTGGTCGTGGTGCCTCCCCATCTGCCGCACGCCGCCTCCTGTCCCGGGCCCACCCTCGGGTTCCTCTACGACCCGGAGCGGGCCTCACACGTCGCGGGCTATTCGCGCCTGCGTGGAGGAGCCTTCCCTCTCGAAGGCCGCCTCGCTGCGCGTTTCGGAGCGGCCCTGGCCGCGCACCGCGCCTCCCTGTCCCACCCCGAGAGCCTCGACGGTCTCGCGCGCGAGTACGCGGCCTGGCTGGCGAAGGAGTCACCCCGCCGCGAGCCTGACGGACGTGTTGCCCGTGTCCTCGAGGTCTTGCGCGATCCGGAAGCCGACCGGCGTCCCGTCGTCGAGCGCATCGGCATCTCCCAGGCGCACCTGCAGGCGCTGTTCGTCCGCGACGTGGGGCTGCCCATCCGCACCTTCCAACTCTGGCACCGGCTCCTCGTCGCGGTGGCGGCATCCGCTCGGCTCGATGCGACGAACGCGGCCCACTTCGCGGGGTTCGCCGACCTCGCGCACTTCTCGCGGACCTGCCGCCGCATGCTCGGCTACACCCCGACCGCGCTGCGCAGCGGGCTCCTCGCTGTGTAA
- a CDS encoding polysaccharide pyruvyl transferase family protein — protein sequence MHALLAAIHRNLLVARERLCLLREGGPRVAYAGGQGWRNLGDDVLFEAAQRVLGGVRLVSFRYPRQEERFARLGLSGRSYFQLFILGGGTFINPYGLGTVRAALRQGLPAWTLGTGVGSAGFNMSRRPELAEWRALLRDFHAVGVRGPCSKALLEDLGVSQAEVIGDLALVLAREAPMRPLEPRRFAVNLVLPPRQEREGFSYERLEGLERAIRHFMDQEWEPLFVAMHEHDVESLHRLKTAVGRAEDPTHSPRTAEEYMELVGPCTLTLATRLHAAVLSCCAGTPALSLGYREKCLDFMSSLGLEAWHVDLSVPEEDIFERAVALAEVADHLRAPILARAQARKRRLHAYARSLLASASGCEFLEVGGRSAEEARHDSWDRTGT from the coding sequence ATGCATGCCCTCCTCGCCGCCATCCACCGCAATCTCCTCGTTGCCCGGGAGCGGCTCTGCTTGTTGAGGGAGGGGGGGCCGCGGGTGGCGTACGCGGGCGGCCAGGGGTGGCGGAATCTCGGAGATGATGTCCTCTTCGAGGCCGCGCAGCGGGTGCTCGGGGGCGTCCGCCTCGTGTCCTTCCGCTACCCTCGGCAAGAGGAGCGCTTCGCCCGCCTGGGCCTCTCCGGCCGGTCCTACTTCCAACTGTTCATCCTGGGTGGAGGGACGTTCATCAACCCCTACGGGCTTGGCACGGTGCGCGCGGCCCTCCGGCAGGGACTGCCCGCGTGGACGCTGGGCACCGGGGTGGGCAGCGCCGGCTTCAACATGAGCCGGAGGCCGGAGCTGGCGGAGTGGCGAGCCCTGCTGCGGGACTTCCATGCGGTGGGGGTCCGGGGACCCTGCTCCAAGGCCCTGCTCGAGGACCTGGGCGTCTCCCAGGCGGAGGTGATCGGCGATCTGGCGCTGGTGCTGGCGCGCGAGGCGCCGATGCGGCCCCTGGAGCCGCGCCGGTTCGCCGTCAATCTGGTCCTCCCTCCGCGGCAGGAGCGAGAGGGCTTCTCCTACGAGCGGCTGGAGGGATTGGAGCGCGCCATCCGTCACTTCATGGACCAGGAGTGGGAGCCCCTCTTCGTGGCCATGCACGAGCATGATGTCGAGTCGCTGCACCGCCTGAAGACCGCGGTGGGCAGGGCGGAGGATCCCACGCACAGCCCGCGGACCGCCGAGGAGTACATGGAGCTCGTCGGCCCGTGCACGCTGACGCTCGCCACGCGCCTGCATGCCGCCGTGCTCTCGTGTTGTGCCGGCACACCGGCCCTCTCGCTGGGCTACCGGGAGAAGTGCCTCGACTTCATGTCCTCGTTGGGACTGGAGGCGTGGCACGTGGACCTGTCGGTTCCCGAGGAGGACATCTTCGAGCGGGCCGTGGCGCTGGCCGAAGTGGCCGACCACCTTCGTGCCCCCATCCTGGCGCGAGCCCAGGCGCGGAAACGGCGCCTCCATGCCTATGCACGGAGCCTGCTGGCGAGTGCCTCTGGCTGTGAGTTCCTCGAGGTCGGGGGACGCTCGGCCGAGGAGGCGCGTCATGACAGCTGGGACCGTACGGGGACGTAG
- a CDS encoding 2OG-Fe(II) oxygenase, with translation MTDFIEVHDDVLPPGLCQDIIQLFEQSPHKYRGKTGGGVDLSKKDSYDLLLNAHPEYQVLLRLLLDRAFPPLRSYLSKYLYALVGAVSLSMKHPQTGQLMTITRENFSQLQGPALDQLIGTLYRYGNLQVQKYLQGSGGYPHWHSEIFPKDASCEPLHRVLAFQFYLNDVSEGGETEFFYQEKKVQSKAGRMIIFPAGFTHTHRGNVPRSGDKYIITSWVLFHRAETLYGGAPPA, from the coding sequence ATGACCGATTTCATCGAAGTCCACGACGACGTCCTTCCCCCCGGGCTGTGTCAGGACATCATCCAGCTCTTCGAACAGAGCCCCCACAAGTACCGGGGCAAGACCGGAGGCGGCGTCGACCTGAGCAAGAAGGACAGCTACGACCTCCTGCTCAACGCCCACCCCGAATACCAGGTGCTGCTCCGACTCCTGCTGGACCGCGCCTTCCCTCCGCTCAGGAGCTACCTGAGCAAGTACCTGTACGCCCTGGTCGGCGCCGTCTCGCTGTCGATGAAGCACCCCCAGACGGGCCAGCTGATGACGATCACCCGGGAGAACTTCTCCCAGTTGCAGGGCCCGGCCCTCGACCAGCTCATCGGCACCCTCTACCGCTATGGCAACCTCCAGGTGCAGAAGTACCTCCAGGGCTCCGGCGGCTATCCGCACTGGCACTCGGAGATATTTCCCAAGGACGCCAGCTGCGAGCCCCTGCACCGCGTCCTCGCGTTCCAATTCTATTTGAACGACGTGAGCGAGGGCGGCGAGACCGAATTCTTCTACCAGGAGAAAAAGGTCCAATCGAAAGCCGGCCGGATGATCATCTTCCCCGCGGGCTTCACACACACCCACCGGGGCAACGTGCCGCGGTCCGGTGACAAATACATCATCACGTCCTGGGTGCTGTTCCACCGCGCCGAGACGCTGTACGGCGGCGCCCCTCCGGCGTGA